A portion of the Novosphingobium sp. KA1 genome contains these proteins:
- the cydB gene encoding cytochrome d ubiquinol oxidase subunit II: MSIPFDYETMRVIWWLLMGVLLIGFALTDGFDLGSASLLPFVGRSDAERRMVINAIGPTWEGNQVWFILGGGAIFAAWPYVYAVSFSGFYIAMFLVLAAFILRPVGFKYRSKKPDPAWRSRWDWALFVGGFLPSLVFGVAVGNVLLGVPFRLDSDMRSFYEGTLLGLFTPFALLCGVVSVAMIVLHGAGWLTLKLEQGPARDRAQRYGQVAALVAFVLYALGGVWLAMGDLGYQLVGAVDPQGPSNPRFAESAHVAGAWLANYAAHPWMILAPALGLAGPLVALAGIRGRKDTLVFAGSSLANLGIIASVGLSMFPFILPSSIDARSSLLVWNASSSHTTLFIMLLVTVIFLPLVLTYTAWAYKVMFGRVTEREVGMNPDFY, from the coding sequence ATGTCCATTCCCTTCGACTATGAAACGATGCGGGTGATCTGGTGGCTGCTGATGGGCGTGCTGCTCATCGGCTTCGCCCTCACCGACGGTTTCGACCTGGGCTCGGCTTCGCTCCTGCCCTTCGTCGGCCGCAGCGATGCCGAGCGCCGCATGGTGATCAATGCCATCGGTCCGACCTGGGAAGGCAACCAGGTCTGGTTCATCCTGGGTGGCGGCGCGATCTTCGCGGCATGGCCTTACGTCTATGCCGTCAGCTTCTCGGGCTTCTACATCGCGATGTTCCTGGTGCTGGCGGCCTTCATCCTGCGGCCCGTGGGCTTCAAGTACCGTTCGAAGAAGCCCGATCCGGCCTGGCGTTCGCGCTGGGACTGGGCGCTGTTTGTCGGCGGTTTCCTGCCTTCGCTCGTGTTCGGTGTGGCGGTCGGCAACGTGCTGCTGGGCGTACCCTTCCGGCTCGATAGCGACATGCGCAGCTTCTACGAAGGCACGCTGCTGGGCCTGTTCACGCCCTTCGCGCTGCTCTGCGGCGTGGTGTCGGTGGCGATGATCGTGCTGCACGGTGCCGGCTGGCTGACGCTCAAGCTCGAGCAGGGGCCGGCGCGTGACCGTGCGCAGCGTTATGGCCAGGTCGCGGCGCTGGTGGCCTTTGTGCTCTACGCCCTTGGCGGCGTCTGGCTGGCGATGGGCGATCTTGGCTACCAGTTGGTCGGCGCCGTCGATCCGCAAGGGCCGTCGAACCCGCGCTTTGCCGAAAGCGCCCACGTTGCCGGAGCATGGCTGGCCAATTACGCCGCCCATCCCTGGATGATCCTGGCCCCGGCGCTGGGCCTGGCCGGGCCGCTGGTGGCACTGGCGGGCATTCGCGGGCGCAAGGACACGCTGGTCTTTGCGGGCTCCTCGCTGGCGAACCTGGGCATCATCGCCTCGGTCGGCCTGTCGATGTTCCCCTTCATCCTGCCCAGTTCGATCGATGCGCGCTCCAGCCTGCTGGTGTGGAACGCCTCGTCCAGCCACACGACTCTGTTCATCATGCTGCTGGTGACGGTGATCTTCCTGCCGCTGGTGCTGACCTACACGGCCTGGGCCTACAAGGTCATGTTCGGCCGCGTGACCGAGCGTGAAGTGGGCATGAATCCCGACTTCTATTGA
- a CDS encoding cytochrome ubiquinol oxidase subunit I: MIDMAVVELSRLQFALTALYHFLFVPLTLGLSFILVIMESVYVITDRPIWRDVTRFWGKLFGINFVLGVATGLTMEFEFGTNWAYYSHYVGDIFGAPLAIEGLMAFFLEATFVGLMFFGWDRLSKRGHLLTTFMVALGSNLSALWILVANGWMQHPAGAVFNPETMRMEVSNFKDVIFNPVAQAKFVHTVSAGYVCASLFVLGVSAYYLLRGRHLELAKRSFTVAAAFGLASSLSVVVLGDESGYAVSDNQKMKMAAMEAMWETEKAPAGLTLVGLPSNEKHETAYEIQVPYVLGLIATRSLSGEVTGIIPLVERAEQRMRTGIVAYDAVEKLKVNRNDLAAREAWERNKDDLGYALLLKRFVADPRLADEATITKAAWTTVPNVPALFWMFRVMAGLGFFFIAFFATAFAFSVRRRFNARWFLRAAVLVMPLPWIAIEVGWLVAELGRQPWAVDGVLPTFLAASSLTVPQIWTTIIGFTLLYGTMAVIEVKLMLATIRKGPEVYEGHEGAPVRERAPASTFTAIPAE, encoded by the coding sequence ATGATCGACATGGCAGTTGTTGAATTGTCCCGGCTACAGTTCGCCCTCACGGCGCTGTACCATTTTCTCTTTGTACCCTTGACCCTCGGGCTTTCCTTCATTCTCGTAATTATGGAAAGTGTTTATGTGATTACGGACCGTCCCATCTGGCGGGACGTGACCCGTTTCTGGGGCAAGCTTTTCGGCATCAATTTTGTCCTCGGCGTGGCCACCGGCCTCACCATGGAGTTCGAGTTCGGCACCAACTGGGCCTACTACTCGCACTACGTCGGCGACATCTTCGGCGCTCCGCTGGCGATCGAGGGCCTGATGGCCTTCTTCCTCGAGGCGACTTTCGTGGGCCTGATGTTCTTCGGCTGGGACCGGCTTTCCAAGCGCGGCCACTTGCTGACGACCTTCATGGTTGCGCTCGGCTCGAATCTGTCGGCGCTCTGGATTCTCGTCGCCAACGGCTGGATGCAGCATCCTGCGGGTGCGGTGTTCAACCCCGAGACGATGCGCATGGAAGTCTCGAACTTCAAGGACGTGATCTTCAATCCGGTCGCGCAGGCGAAGTTCGTGCATACCGTGAGCGCAGGCTATGTCTGCGCCAGCCTCTTTGTGCTGGGTGTCTCGGCCTATTACCTGCTGCGTGGACGTCATCTGGAGCTTGCCAAGCGCAGCTTCACGGTGGCGGCGGCCTTCGGCCTTGCCTCCTCGCTCTCGGTCGTCGTGCTGGGTGACGAAAGCGGTTATGCCGTTTCCGACAACCAGAAGATGAAGATGGCGGCGATGGAGGCCATGTGGGAGACCGAAAAGGCTCCTGCCGGGCTCACGCTGGTCGGCTTGCCGTCGAACGAGAAGCACGAGACCGCTTACGAGATCCAGGTCCCCTATGTTCTCGGCCTGATCGCCACGCGCAGTCTGTCGGGCGAAGTGACCGGCATCATCCCGCTGGTCGAGCGCGCCGAACAGCGCATGCGCACCGGTATCGTTGCCTATGACGCGGTCGAGAAGCTCAAGGTCAACCGTAACGACCTTGCCGCGCGCGAAGCATGGGAGCGCAACAAGGACGATCTCGGTTACGCCCTGCTGCTCAAGCGCTTTGTCGCCGATCCGCGCCTGGCCGACGAGGCGACCATCACCAAGGCAGCCTGGACCACGGTTCCCAACGTGCCCGCGCTGTTCTGGATGTTCCGCGTGATGGCGGGGCTGGGCTTCTTCTTCATCGCCTTCTTCGCCACCGCTTTCGCCTTCTCGGTGCGCCGCCGGTTCAACGCCAGGTGGTTCCTGCGCGCCGCGGTGCTGGTCATGCCGCTGCCGTGGATCGCGATCGAAGTGGGCTGGCTGGTTGCCGAACTCGGGCGTCAGCCCTGGGCGGTGGACGGGGTGCTGCCGACGTTCCTGGCCGCATCGAGCCTGACCGTGCCGCAGATCTGGACCACCATCATCGGGTTCACGCTGCTCTATGGCACCATGGCGGTGATCGAGGTGAAGCTGATGCTGGCGACGATCCGCAAGGGTCCGGAAGTCTACGAGGGCCATGAAGGCGCGCCGGTTCGCGAACGCGCACCTGCCAGCACCTTCACTGCCATCCCGGCCGAGTAA
- a CDS encoding ABC transporter ATP-binding protein/permease, protein MAIENRDVRFSPVRLNAVIGPLVVAAIVAPASWVAALIMLATLLPFVLGSILAGTAARRASERQLAALAALSGLFVDRLTHLPLIRHFGAEARISRQVRDATHEVADRTVSVLRAAFLSNAVLEFFSALSIALVAVYCGFSLLGLLPFRAPETLTLVPAFFVLAMAPEFYLPMRRLAAAYHEKQLGEAAETALEPLRDALPASPLPGNAPAPFSGLRVADLTLAFPGISVGPLDFSLSRHDLVALTGPTGSGKTSTLAAIAGQVAPNSGQICDRVGAPLVSSQIAWAAQRPLLLTGTLGENLALAAPDAPREEILAVAERVGLGAMLARRGGLDMAIDHNGSGLSGGERRRIGLARAILSDRPLLLCDEPTADLDTASAAAIVALLSDLSRRRCILVATHDPAMTAAARQEIAL, encoded by the coding sequence ATGGCGATCGAGAATCGCGACGTCCGTTTTTCGCCTGTGCGGCTCAATGCCGTGATCGGCCCGCTGGTGGTGGCGGCGATCGTCGCCCCCGCAAGCTGGGTCGCCGCGCTGATCATGCTGGCAACGCTGCTGCCCTTCGTGCTGGGCTCGATCCTTGCCGGCACCGCCGCGCGCCGGGCGTCCGAGCGGCAACTGGCAGCCCTCGCCGCACTGTCCGGCCTGTTTGTCGACCGTCTCACGCATCTCCCGCTGATCCGCCATTTCGGCGCCGAAGCCCGCATCTCGCGCCAGGTCCGCGATGCCACCCACGAAGTTGCGGACCGCACGGTTTCCGTCCTGCGCGCCGCCTTCCTCTCCAACGCCGTGCTGGAGTTCTTCTCCGCGCTCTCGATCGCGCTGGTGGCGGTCTATTGCGGTTTCTCGCTGCTCGGCCTGCTGCCGTTCCGCGCGCCGGAAACGCTGACGCTGGTGCCCGCCTTTTTTGTTCTGGCCATGGCCCCGGAATTCTACCTGCCGATGCGCCGCCTCGCCGCCGCCTATCACGAGAAGCAGCTGGGCGAGGCCGCCGAAACGGCGCTCGAGCCGCTGCGCGATGCCTTGCCGGCCAGCCCCCTTCCGGGCAACGCCCCCGCCCCTTTCAGCGGCCTGCGCGTCGCGGACCTGACATTGGCCTTCCCCGGCATCAGCGTCGGCCCCCTCGATTTCAGCCTGTCCCGTCACGACCTTGTCGCGCTGACCGGCCCCACCGGCAGCGGCAAGACCAGCACGCTGGCCGCCATCGCCGGACAGGTCGCCCCCAACTCCGGGCAGATATGCGACCGGGTCGGTGCCCCGCTGGTCAGCAGCCAGATCGCCTGGGCCGCCCAGCGGCCGCTGCTGCTGACGGGAACGCTGGGCGAAAACCTGGCGCTGGCGGCCCCCGATGCCCCCCGCGAGGAGATCCTCGCGGTGGCCGAACGTGTCGGCCTCGGCGCCATGCTGGCCCGGCGCGGCGGCCTCGACATGGCGATCGACCATAACGGCTCAGGTCTCTCTGGCGGCGAGCGGCGCCGCATCGGCCTCGCCCGCGCGATCCTCTCGGACCGTCCACTGCTGCTCTGCGACGAGCCCACCGCCGACCTCGACACCGCCTCCGCCGCCGCCATCGTCGCCCTGCTGAGCGACCTGTCACGTCGCCGCTGCATCCTCGTGGCCACCCATGACCCCGCCATGACCGCCGCCGCCCGGCAGGAGATCGCGCTGTGA
- a CDS encoding amino acid ABC transporter ATP-binding/permease protein, with protein MNASVSASSENPLAIAGLPRRRLLFASLCAGFATVAAIGLLGVSGWFLTGAALAGSAGTLAVAAFNYLIPSALIRLMAIVRTLARYGERLLSHKVALESMADLRGSLFDKLAAQDSRKAADASPGEAASRLIDDVAALEDLVIREPARHAALVSAAVGLVAASLAGLPALLFLLAALGLLPLLFGRISAALTRAPAQQAAEALGDLRSRYIELAASRAEITAYGLAERAFGELEPLARKLDRARSALFRAEALQGGLMTLYGALAMAGLLLLATAPAPIVALAMLATAAAVEAMGGFARSLLRRASLHAGLNRIAAINALDPVLAPQESAPPAMLGIGHHDFPARSRIALTGPSGSGKTRVLLALAGMRASTVPLSVDGTPVDQCAARRLSAQFALAPQDAPLLIGTIADNLRLARPGVSEAEMWAALDVAQLKDRVARSEHGLATPIGEAGGILSGGERKRLSLARALLANRPWLLLDEPTEGLDGQTEAALVTALSSWLAQSETGLVLVSHRPAPLVLCDSRIEVRALC; from the coding sequence GTGAACGCCTCCGTTTCCGCCTCGTCCGAAAATCCTCTCGCCATTGCCGGCCTGCCCCGCCGGCGGCTGCTCTTCGCCAGCCTCTGCGCCGGATTTGCGACCGTGGCGGCGATCGGCCTCCTGGGGGTTTCGGGGTGGTTCCTGACCGGAGCAGCCCTGGCCGGGTCGGCAGGCACCCTCGCCGTGGCCGCCTTCAACTACCTGATCCCGAGCGCCCTCATTCGCCTGATGGCGATCGTGCGCACGCTGGCCCGTTATGGAGAACGGCTGCTCTCGCACAAGGTCGCCCTCGAAAGCATGGCGGACCTGCGCGGATCGCTGTTCGACAAACTGGCCGCACAAGACAGCCGCAAGGCTGCCGATGCTTCTCCTGGCGAGGCCGCCTCCCGCCTCATCGACGATGTCGCCGCGCTGGAAGACCTCGTCATCCGTGAGCCGGCGCGCCACGCGGCGCTTGTGTCGGCGGCCGTGGGACTCGTCGCGGCAAGCCTTGCCGGTCTTCCCGCCCTGCTGTTCCTCCTGGCCGCGCTAGGCCTGCTGCCGCTGCTGTTCGGCCGCATCTCGGCAGCACTCACCCGGGCACCGGCACAACAGGCCGCCGAAGCGCTTGGCGACTTGCGCAGCCGATACATCGAGCTTGCCGCCTCGCGCGCCGAAATCACCGCTTACGGGCTCGCGGAAAGAGCGTTCGGAGAGCTGGAGCCGCTGGCCCGCAAGCTCGATCGCGCCCGCAGCGCGCTGTTTCGCGCCGAAGCGCTGCAAGGCGGGCTTATGACACTCTACGGCGCCCTCGCGATGGCAGGTCTCCTGCTGCTCGCAACAGCGCCTGCCCCGATTGTCGCACTGGCCATGCTGGCAACCGCCGCCGCGGTCGAGGCCATGGGAGGTTTTGCCCGCAGCCTGCTGCGCCGCGCCTCGCTCCACGCCGGACTGAACCGGATTGCCGCGATCAACGCGCTCGACCCGGTGCTGGCTCCGCAGGAATCGGCACCGCCCGCGATGCTAGGCATCGGCCATCACGACTTTCCCGCACGCTCGCGAATCGCCCTCACGGGCCCTTCCGGCTCGGGCAAGACCCGGGTGCTGCTGGCCCTGGCAGGAATGCGCGCGTCAACCGTACCGCTGAGCGTGGACGGCACCCCGGTCGACCAGTGCGCGGCGCGCCGCCTTTCCGCCCAGTTCGCGCTGGCGCCGCAGGATGCGCCGCTACTGATCGGCACGATCGCCGACAACCTGCGACTGGCCCGCCCCGGCGTGAGCGAGGCGGAAATGTGGGCCGCGCTCGATGTGGCCCAGCTCAAGGACCGCGTCGCACGCAGCGAACACGGCCTTGCCACCCCCATCGGCGAGGCAGGCGGAATCCTGTCAGGCGGCGAACGCAAACGCCTGTCGCTCGCGCGCGCGCTGCTGGCAAATCGCCCCTGGCTGCTGCTGGACGAACCGACCGAAGGGCTTGACGGACAGACGGAAGCGGCGCTGGTAACGGCCCTGTCCTCTTGGCTGGCACAGTCGGAAACGGGCCTTGTCCTCGTTTCGCACCGCCCTGCACCGCTTGTCCTGTGTGATTCGCGGATCGAGGTTCGCGCACTCTGCTAG
- a CDS encoding helix-turn-helix transcriptional regulator yields the protein MALEHIAELLRALAHPLRLQILDAVCEAELSVGEIEEVTGIGQPGLSQQLAVLRKAELVVTQRTGKQVFYRVDGERMQALAHYLGGRLGGAGPALPAGGDSAVAGETAVTVRGGAAGFARVLR from the coding sequence ATGGCGCTCGAACACATCGCCGAATTGCTGAGGGCGCTTGCCCATCCGCTGCGTTTGCAGATTCTGGATGCAGTATGCGAAGCGGAACTGTCGGTTGGGGAGATCGAGGAGGTCACGGGCATTGGCCAGCCGGGCCTTTCGCAGCAGCTGGCCGTGCTGCGGAAGGCGGAGCTGGTGGTGACCCAGCGGACCGGCAAGCAGGTGTTCTACCGCGTCGATGGTGAGCGCATGCAGGCACTCGCGCACTATCTCGGAGGGCGGCTGGGAGGCGCCGGTCCGGCGCTTCCAGCCGGTGGCGACTCGGCGGTGGCAGGCGAGACGGCGGTCACCGTGAGGGGCGGCGCGGCAGGCTTTGCGCGGGTCCTGAGGTGA
- a CDS encoding peroxiredoxin has translation MPRFVARSTQGPFDLDAYRGEWLILFSHPADFTPVCTSEVLALARAAPRFEALGCRLAGLSVDSLYSHLAWIRLMRDTTGVAINFPIIEDPTMEIARGFGMVGAGAHDSATVRMTYFIDPDGVLQALNSYPLTVGRSIPEMLRLLTALQGVGEGAGLAPADWQPGDALWPVPAETAEAALASAGPATWFYAPQDKGR, from the coding sequence ATGCCGCGTTTCGTGGCACGCAGCACGCAAGGGCCCTTCGATCTTGATGCCTATCGCGGGGAGTGGCTGATCCTGTTTTCCCACCCCGCCGACTTCACCCCTGTCTGCACCAGCGAAGTGCTGGCGCTTGCGCGTGCGGCGCCGCGATTCGAGGCGCTGGGCTGTCGACTGGCCGGGCTTTCTGTCGATAGCCTCTATTCGCATCTCGCCTGGATTCGCCTCATGCGAGACACGACGGGAGTGGCGATCAATTTCCCCATCATCGAGGATCCGACGATGGAGATCGCCCGGGGGTTCGGCATGGTCGGGGCGGGCGCGCATGATTCCGCGACGGTGCGGATGACCTATTTCATCGATCCGGACGGGGTGCTGCAGGCGCTCAACAGCTATCCGCTGACGGTCGGGCGTTCGATCCCGGAAATGCTGCGGCTGCTGACCGCGCTGCAAGGCGTGGGTGAGGGCGCGGGGCTGGCGCCGGCGGACTGGCAGCCGGGAGACGCCTTGTGGCCGGTTCCCGCCGAGACGGCGGAAGCAGCGCTGGCCAGCGCAGGGCCCGCAACCTGGTTCTACGCCCCTCAAGACAAGGGCCGCTGA
- a CDS encoding adenine phosphoribosyltransferase: MTLDEIKAIVRTVPDFPKPGILFRDVTTLVGNGPGFAAAVELMAERARAVGAEAIAGIEARGFIFGAAIASRLGLGFVSVRKPGKLPVPVLAIDYALEYGTDTLEVDPEAVAEGQHVVLVDDLLATGGTALAAVELLRKAGARVDHALFAIDLFELGGGERLKRAGVAADGLLAFEGH, translated from the coding sequence ATGACACTCGATGAGATCAAGGCGATCGTCCGCACCGTTCCGGACTTTCCCAAGCCCGGCATCCTGTTCCGCGACGTGACAACGCTGGTCGGCAACGGACCAGGTTTTGCCGCTGCGGTCGAACTGATGGCCGAGCGGGCCCGTGCCGTCGGGGCCGAGGCCATCGCCGGGATCGAGGCGCGGGGCTTCATCTTCGGCGCCGCGATTGCCTCACGCCTGGGCTTGGGCTTTGTCTCGGTGCGCAAGCCGGGCAAGCTGCCGGTACCGGTGCTCGCCATCGATTACGCACTGGAATACGGTACCGACACGCTGGAGGTCGATCCCGAGGCGGTGGCGGAGGGGCAGCATGTCGTCCTGGTCGACGATCTGCTGGCGACCGGGGGCACGGCGCTGGCGGCAGTCGAACTGCTGCGCAAGGCGGGCGCACGGGTTGACCATGCGCTGTTCGCCATCGATCTGTTTGAACTGGGCGGCGGCGAACGGCTGAAGCGAGCGGGTGTCGCGGCCGATGGGCTGCTCGCCTTCGAGGGCCACTGA
- a CDS encoding cytochrome c1 — protein MARILSILVGLFFTVALAWSFGVGFYTWATEPPAPTAEHEFHIKPEEFHFASDGPFGKFDRQQLQRGFQVYKEVCSVCHALRHVAFRDLAALGYNEAEVKAIAKGFQVPVYNPATGEVATREGTATDYFPPVVYGGQGSPPDLSLIAKAREEGPQYVRSLLNGYRDQPAELLKQFPDSRTPDGLHYNPYFANLNLAMPPPLTADGQVTYSDGTKATKEQMATDVAAFLIWTAEPKLEKRRQTGWAVLGFLLFATVLGYMSYRNIWAGKKH, from the coding sequence ATGGCACGCATTCTCTCGATCCTCGTCGGGCTGTTCTTCACGGTGGCTCTGGCCTGGTCCTTCGGTGTGGGGTTCTACACCTGGGCCACCGAGCCGCCGGCGCCCACCGCCGAGCATGAATTCCACATCAAGCCCGAGGAATTCCATTTCGCCAGCGATGGGCCCTTCGGCAAGTTCGATCGCCAGCAGCTCCAGCGCGGCTTCCAGGTTTACAAGGAAGTCTGCTCGGTCTGCCACGCGCTGCGCCACGTTGCCTTCCGCGATCTTGCCGCGCTCGGCTACAACGAGGCGGAAGTGAAGGCGATCGCCAAGGGTTTCCAGGTTCCGGTCTACAACCCGGCGACCGGTGAAGTGGCGACGCGCGAAGGCACGGCGACCGATTACTTCCCGCCGGTGGTCTATGGCGGCCAGGGCAGCCCGCCGGATCTCTCGCTGATCGCCAAGGCCCGCGAGGAAGGTCCGCAATATGTCCGCTCGCTGCTCAACGGCTATCGCGACCAGCCGGCCGAGCTTCTGAAGCAGTTCCCGGATTCCAGGACTCCGGACGGCCTGCACTACAACCCGTACTTCGCGAACCTCAATCTCGCGATGCCGCCGCCGCTGACCGCCGATGGCCAGGTGACCTATTCGGATGGTACCAAGGCGACCAAGGAGCAGATGGCAACCGATGTGGCCGCCTTCCTGATCTGGACCGCCGAACCCAAACTGGAGAAGCGCAGGCAGACCGGTTGGGCGGTGCTGGGTTTCCTGCTCTTCGCTACCGTGCTGGGCTACATGTCCTACCGGAACATCTGGGCCGGCAAGAAGCACTGA
- a CDS encoding cytochrome b N-terminal domain-containing protein, with amino-acid sequence MSFPWAKQYTPSHPFMQWMDEKLPIPRLVYNAVGGGYEVPRNLNYFWNFGFLAGLCLVLQIVTGVVMAMHYAANTAVAFDTIEQTMRDVNWGWLMRYAHANGASAFFVVIYIHIFRGFFYGSYKAPREMVWLLGVVIFLLMMATAFMGYVLPWGQMSFWGAKVITGLFSAIPFIGEPLQQWLLGGFAPDNAALNRFFSLHFLLPFVILGVVILHIWALHIPGSSNPTGVEVKSKSDTVPFYPYYVAKDGWAIGAFAILFCAAVFFFPNYLGHPDNYIPANPMSTPAHIVPEWYFWPFYAILRAFTQDFLFIPAKLMGVLAMFGAIIVWFFLPWLDKSPVRSGAYRPLYRKFFWILVLDMLVLFKCGGAPAAEPYVMISQLAALYYFAHFLIIIPIVSAIEKPDPLPFSITEAVLGADEEAKLAPAAAPEA; translated from the coding sequence ATGAGCTTTCCCTGGGCCAAGCAGTACACGCCAAGCCACCCCTTCATGCAGTGGATGGATGAAAAGCTTCCCATCCCCCGCCTCGTCTACAACGCGGTCGGTGGCGGCTACGAGGTCCCACGCAACCTCAACTATTTCTGGAACTTCGGTTTCCTTGCGGGGCTTTGCCTCGTGCTGCAGATCGTCACCGGTGTCGTCATGGCCATGCACTATGCGGCCAACACCGCCGTGGCCTTCGACACCATCGAGCAGACCATGCGCGACGTGAACTGGGGCTGGCTGATGCGCTATGCCCATGCCAACGGCGCCTCGGCCTTCTTTGTGGTCATCTACATCCACATCTTCCGCGGCTTCTTCTACGGTTCGTACAAGGCCCCGCGCGAGATGGTGTGGCTCCTGGGCGTGGTGATCTTCCTCTTGATGATGGCCACCGCTTTCATGGGCTACGTGCTGCCGTGGGGCCAGATGAGCTTCTGGGGCGCCAAGGTCATCACCGGCCTGTTCAGCGCCATTCCCTTCATCGGCGAGCCGCTCCAGCAGTGGCTGCTCGGCGGTTTCGCGCCGGACAACGCCGCGCTCAACCGCTTCTTCTCGCTCCACTTCCTGCTGCCCTTCGTGATCCTGGGCGTGGTGATCCTGCACATCTGGGCCCTGCACATTCCCGGCTCGTCGAACCCGACCGGCGTCGAGGTGAAGAGCAAGAGCGACACGGTTCCCTTCTATCCCTACTACGTCGCCAAGGACGGCTGGGCGATCGGCGCTTTTGCGATCCTGTTCTGCGCGGCGGTGTTCTTCTTCCCGAACTACCTCGGCCACCCGGACAACTACATTCCGGCCAACCCGATGAGCACGCCGGCACACATCGTCCCCGAATGGTACTTCTGGCCATTCTACGCGATCCTGCGCGCCTTCACCCAGGACTTCCTGTTCATCCCGGCCAAGCTGATGGGCGTGCTGGCGATGTTCGGCGCGATCATCGTGTGGTTCTTCCTGCCCTGGCTGGACAAGTCGCCGGTGCGTTCGGGGGCCTACCGCCCGCTCTACCGCAAGTTCTTCTGGATCCTGGTGCTGGACATGCTGGTGCTGTTCAAGTGCGGCGGCGCCCCGGCGGCGGAGCCCTACGTCATGATCAGCCAGCTTGCGGCGCTCTACTACTTCGCGCACTTCCTGATCATCATCCCGATCGTCTCGGCCATCGAGAAGCCGGATCCGCTGCCCTTCTCCATCACCGAGGCCGTTCTCGGCGCGGATGAAGAAGCCAAGCTCGCTCCCGCCGCCGCGCCGGAAGCCTGA
- the petA gene encoding ubiquinol-cytochrome c reductase iron-sulfur subunit: MAEADGVRRRDFINIAAVSAAGVAGVGVVVPLVSQMSASADVLAASSTEVDISSIQPGQAIKAIFRKQPVFVRNLTPREIEEANKVDVSSLRDPQTLEERTKEGKENWLITMGVCTHLGCVPLGAGEGEPRGEFGGYFCPCHGSSYDTAARIRKGPAPKNLEVPAYEFSTDTVVKIG; encoded by the coding sequence ATGGCTGAGGCAGACGGCGTGCGCCGGCGCGATTTCATCAATATCGCCGCAGTAAGCGCGGCGGGAGTTGCAGGCGTCGGGGTGGTCGTTCCGCTCGTCAGCCAGATGTCCGCTTCGGCAGACGTGCTTGCCGCAAGCTCCACGGAAGTCGACATTTCCTCGATCCAGCCGGGACAGGCGATCAAGGCGATCTTTCGCAAGCAGCCGGTCTTCGTGCGCAACCTCACCCCTCGCGAGATCGAGGAAGCCAACAAGGTCGACGTCTCCAGCCTGCGCGATCCGCAAACGCTGGAAGAGCGGACCAAGGAAGGCAAGGAGAACTGGCTGATCACCATGGGGGTCTGCACCCATCTGGGCTGTGTGCCGCTGGGCGCCGGGGAGGGGGAGCCGCGCGGCGAATTCGGCGGCTACTTCTGCCCCTGCCACGGCTCTTCCTACGATACCGCCGCCCGTATCCGTAAGGGCCCCGCGCCCAAGAACCTCGAGGTTCCGGCATACGAATTCTCCACTGACACGGTCGTCAAGATCGGCTGA
- the pgeF gene encoding peptidoglycan editing factor PgeF produces MAEPAPFQSVEVHRAGLLEGLPHGFLGRRGGVSLGEVSGLNVGLGSGDDPEAIAENRRRAVEAVLPGGRLASLYQVHSPDCVVVEADPWSDAERPHADALVTDRPGVVLGVLTADCAPVLLADREAGVVGAAHAGWKGAVAGVTDRTIAAMVALGAEPSRIVAAVGPCIAAVSYEVDDGFRARFLSEAARNDAFFAEGRAGHWQFDLEAYVAARLRAAGISGVECLGLDTYAQPERFYSFRRATHRHEASYGRQFSLIAAA; encoded by the coding sequence TTGGCTGAGCCCGCCCCGTTCCAATCCGTCGAAGTCCATCGCGCCGGGCTGCTCGAAGGTCTGCCGCACGGTTTCCTCGGCCGCCGCGGCGGGGTGAGCCTTGGGGAGGTTTCCGGGCTCAACGTCGGCCTCGGCTCGGGTGACGATCCGGAGGCGATTGCCGAGAACCGCCGCCGTGCGGTCGAAGCGGTACTGCCGGGCGGGCGGCTGGCGAGCCTCTACCAGGTCCATTCGCCCGATTGCGTGGTGGTGGAGGCAGATCCCTGGAGCGATGCCGAGCGGCCGCATGCCGATGCCCTCGTCACCGACCGTCCCGGCGTGGTGCTGGGGGTGCTGACGGCGGACTGCGCACCGGTCCTGCTGGCCGACCGCGAGGCGGGCGTGGTCGGTGCCGCCCACGCCGGCTGGAAAGGAGCGGTCGCGGGGGTGACGGACCGGACGATTGCGGCGATGGTGGCGCTTGGCGCGGAACCGTCACGCATCGTGGCCGCTGTCGGCCCCTGTATCGCTGCGGTTTCCTATGAGGTGGACGATGGGTTTCGCGCGCGTTTCCTGTCTGAGGCCGCCCGCAACGATGCCTTTTTTGCCGAAGGGCGGGCCGGGCACTGGCAGTTCGATCTCGAGGCCTATGTCGCCGCGCGTCTGCGCGCAGCCGGAATCTCCGGGGTCGAGTGTCTTGGCCTCGATACTTATGCGCAGCCGGAGCGATTCTATTCGTTTCGCCGCGCGACGCACCGCCATGAAGCGAGCTACGGGCGGCAGTTCTCGCTGATCGCTGCGGCCTGA